The Hyphococcus flavus genome contains a region encoding:
- a CDS encoding DarT ssDNA thymidine ADP-ribosyltransferase family protein, which translates to MPIREDIKIAAEQIGITYLVHFTRAENLDSIARNGLLPRSRLLSHRDKPTFNDQYRLDKQCGAICCSLQFPNYKMFYKCRENHKDTQWIVLGIKARILWTKDCAFCVENAASNNVRHLPIDERKTAAALNALYNERDGGPTREKMGIKKVWPTNPQAEVLVFDTIETSEIFAVACNEKKLVDQLTPRFPMFKIQKISDLFWPRLDYSHW; encoded by the coding sequence ATGCCGATTCGGGAAGATATTAAAATTGCAGCGGAACAAATAGGGATCACTTATCTCGTTCATTTCACTAGAGCGGAAAATCTCGATTCTATTGCCCGAAATGGATTGTTACCACGTTCACGTTTATTGTCCCATCGAGATAAGCCGACTTTTAATGATCAATATCGGCTTGATAAACAGTGTGGTGCCATTTGTTGCTCGCTACAATTTCCTAATTATAAAATGTTTTATAAGTGCAGAGAAAATCATAAGGACACGCAATGGATAGTGTTGGGAATAAAAGCTCGTATCTTGTGGACAAAGGATTGTGCTTTTTGTGTCGAAAACGCAGCGAGCAATAACGTAAGGCATTTACCAATTGATGAGCGAAAAACTGCCGCCGCTCTTAATGCATTGTACAATGAGCGGGATGGTGGCCCTACGCGGGAAAAAATGGGTATCAAGAAAGTTTGGCCAACAAACCCACAAGCAGAAGTTTTAGTCTTTGACACTATAGAAACATCTGAAATATTTGCTGTTGCGTGTAACGAGAAGAAGCTTGTTGATCAATTAACTCCGCGATTTCCGATGTTCAAAATCCAAAAAATTAGCGATCTATTTTGGCCACGGTTAGATTATTCACACTGGTGA
- a CDS encoding DarT1-associated NADAR antitoxin family protein: MAKRPIFIPNLKGEVGITVRILEFDWYPGFAKIQKQRSITSLHKAAKDMGWAPLLEVSTNSNESLGADLSAFNLKFTTKKYQKEFSVESAFQGSKVFHRAGPHKELYFSSPRDAKKFITSSDFGGLVGFEFFNIHFPLEPKTFFYDWLYINALLQNLELLDLAEKFVGFSDIAFNPQKSINCQAKSLALAISLNNRGLLKPELCEPMKFLDASGGYYSQQENWLQNSLF; encoded by the coding sequence ATGGCAAAGAGGCCCATTTTTATTCCAAATTTGAAAGGCGAAGTTGGCATCACAGTTCGAATCTTAGAATTCGACTGGTATCCAGGGTTTGCTAAAATCCAAAAGCAAAGAAGCATTACTTCATTGCATAAAGCCGCAAAAGATATGGGTTGGGCTCCATTGTTGGAGGTGTCGACGAATTCAAACGAATCCCTAGGGGCTGATCTAAGTGCTTTCAATTTGAAATTCACTACAAAGAAGTATCAGAAAGAATTTTCTGTCGAGTCAGCTTTTCAGGGCAGTAAAGTTTTCCACCGTGCTGGTCCTCATAAGGAGTTGTATTTTTCTTCGCCAAGAGATGCAAAGAAATTTATCACGTCCTCAGATTTCGGTGGATTAGTAGGTTTTGAGTTTTTCAATATTCACTTTCCGTTAGAACCAAAAACTTTCTTTTATGACTGGCTATACATCAACGCTCTATTGCAGAACTTAGAATTACTGGATTTGGCTGAAAAATTTGTTGGCTTCAGTGATATTGCTTTTAATCCTCAGAAATCCATCAATTGCCAAGCTAAATCATTAGCTTTAGCTATTTCGTTGAATAATAGAGGTTTGTTGAAACCAGAACTTTGTGAACCAATGAAGTTTCTTGATGCTTCTGGTGGTTATTACAGCCAACAGGAAAATTGGCTTCAGAATAGTTTATTTTGA
- the lpdA gene encoding dihydrolipoyl dehydrogenase, which yields MTEHTCDLAVIGSGPGGYVAAIRAAQLGMKTVIIERDALGGVCLNWGCIPTKALLRTAEVYHQMKHADAYGLKAEGVSFDIEAVVKRSRGVSAQMEKGVGFLMKKNKIEVVKGVAKLEKGANAPVVKVKTDKGEDKVKAKHVILATGARARTIPQAGLEPDGKFIWTAKEAMIPDVMPKKLLVIGSGAIGIEFASFYNALGAETTVVEMVDRILPAEDEEISKFAEKQFKKQGMKILTGATVEKLDKGSDAVKATVKTKDGKTQEVEADRVVLAIGITGNTENLGLEALGVKIDRGHVEVNEWLETGVKGLYAIGDVVGAPWLAHKASHEGIICVEKIAGQKGVHPMNVTLIPGCTYSHPQVASVGLTEAKAKEKGHKVKVGRFPFVGNGKAIALGEPEGMVKTIFDEKTGELLGAHMIGAEVTELIQGFGLARSMEAVEEDLMHAIFPHPTLSEMMHESVLDAYGRVMHV from the coding sequence ATGACGGAACATACGTGTGATCTCGCAGTGATCGGATCTGGTCCCGGGGGCTATGTGGCGGCGATCCGCGCGGCGCAACTGGGCATGAAGACCGTCATTATCGAACGTGACGCGCTGGGCGGCGTCTGTCTCAACTGGGGCTGCATCCCGACCAAGGCGCTGTTGCGCACGGCCGAAGTCTACCACCAGATGAAGCACGCTGACGCTTATGGCCTCAAAGCCGAGGGCGTTTCTTTCGACATCGAAGCGGTCGTCAAACGCTCGCGCGGCGTTTCGGCCCAGATGGAAAAGGGCGTCGGCTTCCTCATGAAGAAGAACAAGATCGAGGTGGTGAAGGGCGTCGCGAAGCTGGAGAAAGGCGCTAACGCGCCAGTCGTGAAAGTAAAGACCGACAAGGGAGAGGATAAGGTAAAGGCCAAGCACGTCATCCTCGCCACCGGCGCGCGGGCGCGCACCATACCGCAAGCGGGGCTCGAACCCGACGGCAAGTTCATCTGGACCGCGAAAGAGGCGATGATCCCAGACGTGATGCCGAAAAAGCTGCTGGTGATCGGTTCCGGCGCCATCGGCATCGAGTTCGCAAGCTTTTATAACGCGCTCGGCGCCGAGACGACCGTAGTGGAAATGGTCGACCGCATCCTGCCGGCCGAGGACGAAGAGATTTCGAAATTCGCCGAGAAGCAGTTCAAGAAACAGGGCATGAAAATCCTCACCGGCGCCACGGTCGAAAAACTCGATAAGGGTTCGGACGCTGTGAAAGCGACCGTCAAAACCAAAGACGGCAAGACGCAAGAAGTGGAGGCGGATCGCGTCGTTCTCGCCATCGGCATTACGGGGAATACGGAGAATTTGGGGCTGGAAGCGCTGGGCGTTAAAATCGACCGCGGCCATGTTGAGGTCAATGAATGGCTGGAAACGGGCGTCAAGGGCCTCTACGCCATCGGCGACGTGGTCGGCGCGCCGTGGCTTGCGCACAAGGCTAGCCATGAGGGGATCATCTGTGTGGAGAAGATCGCCGGGCAAAAGGGCGTCCACCCCATGAATGTGACGCTCATTCCGGGCTGCACCTATTCCCACCCGCAAGTGGCGTCCGTCGGCCTCACCGAAGCAAAAGCGAAAGAAAAAGGCCACAAGGTCAAGGTCGGGCGGTTCCCGTTCGTCGGCAACGGCAAGGCCATTGCGCTCGGCGAGCCTGAAGGCATGGTCAAAACCATCTTTGACGAAAAGACGGGTGAGCTGTTAGGCGCCCATATGATCGGCGCGGAAGTCACCGAGCTTATTCAGGGCTTCGGCCTCGCCCGTTCCATGGAAGCGGTCGAGGAAGACCTCATGCACGCGATCTTCCCCCACCCGACGTTGTCCGAAATGATGCATGAATCTGTACTTGATGCTTATGGTAGGGTGATGCATGTTTAG
- a CDS encoding septal ring lytic transglycosylase RlpA family protein — MNRFAVALILLVLAACAREEMAVPPAPSLKPQCGVASYYHRSLAGNPTANGETYDPKAMTAAHKRLDFDTIVRVRRRDTGRTVTVRINDRGPFVRGRIIDLSPAAARKLGIFGEDGVAEVCIKRRPSPA, encoded by the coding sequence ATGAACCGTTTCGCCGTCGCTCTTATTTTGCTCGTCCTCGCCGCCTGCGCGCGCGAGGAGATGGCGGTTCCGCCGGCGCCCAGCCTGAAGCCCCAATGCGGCGTTGCGTCGTACTATCACCGCTCCCTCGCCGGAAACCCGACGGCCAATGGCGAAACCTATGACCCGAAGGCGATGACGGCGGCGCATAAGCGCCTCGACTTCGACACGATCGTGCGCGTGCGTCGGCGCGACACGGGCCGCACAGTCACCGTACGGATCAACGACCGCGGCCCGTTTGTCCGTGGCCGCATCATTGACCTCTCCCCCGCTGCGGCGCGCAAGCTCGGCATCTTTGGCGAGGACGGCGTCGCGGAGGTCTGCATCAAGCGGCGGCCTAGCCCGGCCTGA